The following are from one region of the Pseudomonadota bacterium genome:
- a CDS encoding N-acetylmuramoyl-L-alanine amidase, whose translation MRQRAVAALEKLETSAQPSSAKQPSRKDPRVTKAQSRKKPSQQSTTVKVEARFNNSAPVVGLARVIDLRHWSSPTYTRVVLDLDREIQFSKGILKDKGNQKKTKSIYLNLADSMIPEVSREVPINDGILQSVKVAQFNANTVRAVIHVAEIDHYKIFALNNPPRIVIDVIGGEYFNARQKRGQSPAATFTAAANNNLSLAQQLGLGVGTIVLDAGHGGRDPGAISSCGLKEKDIVLDITKRVRDELQKRLQCHVYLTRENDVYLPLEERTVIANTRKADLFISIHANASRNRSAHGVETYFLNLSTDNEAMELAALENATSTKNVGHLQSILNDLMQNSKIKESSRLAGCIQASLVGNLSRSYQPINNLGVKQAPFYVLIGAQMPSVLVEVSFISNAMEAQRLQSSTYRQRIAEGLVDGVEKYINEIKVAGHRIVN comes from the coding sequence ATGCGGCAAAGAGCTGTTGCTGCTTTGGAAAAACTGGAGACATCGGCCCAGCCATCTTCCGCTAAGCAGCCTTCCCGTAAAGACCCTCGGGTCACCAAGGCACAAAGTCGAAAAAAACCTTCCCAGCAATCCACCACAGTAAAAGTCGAGGCCAGGTTCAATAACTCAGCTCCTGTCGTCGGACTGGCGAGGGTCATTGATCTGCGCCACTGGTCTTCACCGACTTATACTCGGGTGGTTCTCGACCTTGATCGCGAGATTCAATTCAGTAAAGGTATCCTCAAGGATAAAGGAAACCAAAAGAAGACTAAGTCGATTTATCTTAATCTGGCTGACTCGATGATTCCTGAAGTGTCCCGTGAAGTTCCAATCAATGATGGCATCCTGCAAAGTGTCAAGGTCGCTCAGTTTAACGCGAATACCGTCCGTGCGGTTATTCACGTGGCCGAAATCGATCACTATAAAATCTTTGCCTTGAATAACCCTCCACGCATCGTCATCGATGTAATAGGCGGAGAGTATTTTAATGCCAGGCAAAAAAGAGGTCAGTCACCGGCGGCAACATTTACGGCCGCTGCCAACAACAACCTAAGTCTGGCCCAGCAGCTTGGACTTGGAGTCGGAACCATTGTTCTGGATGCTGGGCATGGCGGAAGGGATCCGGGAGCGATTTCGTCCTGTGGTCTGAAGGAGAAGGATATCGTTCTGGATATCACTAAACGGGTTCGGGACGAGCTGCAGAAGCGCTTGCAATGTCACGTGTATCTGACCCGGGAAAATGACGTCTATCTTCCCTTGGAAGAGCGTACGGTGATCGCTAATACTCGTAAAGCAGATCTCTTCATTTCAATTCACGCGAATGCCTCACGTAACCGCAGCGCACATGGCGTGGAAACCTATTTCCTCAATCTCTCAACCGATAATGAGGCTATGGAACTGGCCGCTTTGGAAAATGCAACCTCGACCAAAAATGTCGGCCATCTGCAGTCGATTCTTAATGATCTGATGCAGAATTCCAAGATTAAGGAGTCCAGTCGTCTGGCCGGTTGCATTCAGGCGTCCTTGGTCGGCAATTTGAGTCGCTCCTATCAACCGATTAACAACTTAGGGGTTAAACAGGCTCCCTTCTATGTTCTGATCGGAGCCCAGATGCCGAGTGTTCTCGTAGAGGTATCATTTATCTCCAATGCAATGGAGGCCCAGCGCTTACAAAGTTCAACCTATCGACAGAGAATAGCCGAGGGGTTGGTCGATGGCGTGGAGAAATATATAAACGAGATTAAGGTCGCGGGTCATAGGATCGTTAATTGA